From the genome of Phaeodactylum tricornutum CCAP 1055/1 chromosome 13, whole genome shotgun sequence, one region includes:
- the RAD4 gene encoding xeroderma pigmentosum group (Probably involved in damage recognation initiation step of DNA Nucleotide Excision Repair (NER), in association with a RAD23 protein homolog) has translation MSFAWNPSSDEEDLDEWTRREGFQCDTSILSAADPVNRDDIRENASTFVSTDAWEQMGRSPAGLPTSLTLDSSDEEEEVDWEDVADGNGDLKPAAVTASHQPVTTNKSVMIDLSKKTPDVSPVIESKRKARTRKRFRNESLPQYLQTLLRDLHRTSLLFLASRAIYLSKLTTNDEFLAVAHSLVPLSLLHQLTSTDTVHSSRETIPPTRHDLRMFCDWYFAFVHNVDSRRRQQLAAHHAAGAPTATIRRVRQPRGKASKAHSNQVRHVDANPIKMLSSSNGDDPSDCSLLEYAAYVALSDHGDPQAQTVWRKRDVEFSERHPTLLLLAIARSLGWRARLVQAMNPIRSDLDVAHPILTCSQNIFVTLSHNLQHQSPRSAASKRKRASTTPELQTEVTPVGMSSSISQRNVTADWVEILIQDGSTRSGFRWIHVDPVQELINRPDQIERRLAAIFSLAEGQATRKRVALGYAVAVEHAVDGVAPVVESATGQFQITDVTPRYASSWVESLRVRGLVRGKNSLTEKNLKKSWWSITLAKLNTSCVSIYPELDQRAGGSPADAIVVDQDSGDNLSSLVSSRPKVMATMEDHESEELQQSVENEAIPTSKAAFKTHPIYALQSVLNSTDVLAPDAGLRICGVFKGELIYRRSDVSSALPEKKWLYQDRKVRQGEQPIKRVKARRKTTPTKAFQALTSYGVGSSNDGSEERRAADIAQGSQPLDDGMVDLFAIWQTDPWSPIPIGPNDAIPVNIYNNIELELLNPGLVHIDQRGASIVAKKLGISYAPCLLGFEGHGSNRTPTIRGIVVHAHNEQIVREAHVEATSHQMQVDEDNRRHAALLRWKKLMVGILTKDRLERDYT, from the coding sequence ATGAGTTTTGCGTGGAATCCTTCgtcggacgaggaagatttggacgaatgGACCAGGCGGGAAGGGTTCCAATGCGACACGAGCATCCTTTCTGCTGCCGACCCGGTCAATCGTGACGACATCCGGGAGAATGCTTCAACATTTGTTTCAACGGATGCGTGGGAACAGATGGGACGTTCTCCTGCGGGGCTTCCAACGTCGCTGACTCTGGATAgcagtgacgaagaagaagaggtTGACTGGGAAGACGTTGCCGACGGGAACGGGGACTTGAAACCCGCAGCCGTCACTGCTTCCCATCAGCCCGTTACTACTAACAAATCTGTAATGATTGATTTGAGCAAAAAGACGCCAGATGTTTCACCAGTGATAGAGTCCAAAAGGAAGGCAAGGACCCGCAAAAGGTTTCGCAACGAATCTCTACCACAGTATCTACAGACGCTTCTACGGGATCTGCACCGAACCAGTTTACTTTTTCTAGCATCGCGAGCCATCTACCTTTCCAAACTCACGACTAATGATGAATTTCTTGCAGTTGCGCACAGTCTTGTTCCCTTGAGTCTCTTACACCAGCTCACGTCCACCGATACTGTGCACAGCTCGCGGGAAACAATCCCACCGACACGGCATGATTTGCGCATGTTTTGCGATTGGTATTTTGCGTTCGTACACAACGTGGACAGTCGTAGGAGACAGCAATTAGCAGCTCATCATGCGGCGGGTGCACCGACTGCTACCATACGACGGGTACGTCAACCACGGGGTAAGGCGTCGAAAGCACACTCGAACCAAGTAAGACATGTTGACGCAAATCCGATAAAAATGTTGTCGTCATCAAACGGAGACGACCCATCTGATTGTTCTCTACTAGAATATGCGGCGTATGTAGCGCTTTCTGATCATGGTGATCCACAAGCTCAAACAGTGTGGAGAAAACGAGATGTGGAATTCTCGGAACGTCATCCAACGCTACTGTTGTTAGCCATTGCTCGATCACTGGGTTGGCGAGCACGGCTGGTACAGGCAATGAATCCCATTCGATCCGACTTGGATGTTGCGCATCCAATCTTGACCTGCAGTCAAAATATTTTTGTCACTCTTTCGCACAATCTTCAACATCAAAGTCCGAGATCTGCCGCGTCCAAGCGCAAGAGAGCATCTACTACTCCAGAATTACAGACAGAGGTGACGCCAGTCGGTATGTCGTCTTCTATCTCCCAGAGAAATGTCACGGCGGATTGGGTTGAAATTCTGATCCAGGATGGGTCGACCAGGAGTGGTTTTCGTTGGATTCATGTCGATCCGGTCCAGGAACTCATCAATAGACCGGATCAAATCGAAAGGCGACTGGCTGCCATATTTTCATTGGCTGAAGGGCAGGCAACACGAAAACGTGTAGCGTTGGGGTACGCTGTTGCAGTAGAGCACGCCGTAGACGGGGTAGCACCCGTAGTAGAATCAGCCACAGGACAATTCCAGATAACGGATGTGACTCCCAGATACGCGTCAAGCTGGGTTGAGTCGCTGCGTGTTCGAGGACTGGTGCGTGGAAAGAATTCTTTGACAGAAAAAAACCTGAAAAAAAGCTGGTGGTCGATAACCTTGGCGAAACTGAATACATCTTGTGTTTCCATATACCCAGAGTTGGACCAAAGGGCTGGTGGTAGTCCCGCTGACGCAATTGTTGTAGACCAGGATTCGGGAGACAACCTGTCGTCTTTGGTCAGCTCTAGACCAAAGGTGAtggcaacaatggaagaccATGAATCTGAAGAGTTACAGCAGTCAGTTGAGAACGAGGCAATTCCCACCTCCAAGGCTGCCTTCAAGACTCACCCTATTTATGCTCTTCAATCTGTGCTTAATTCGACAGACGTACTCGCACCGGATGCTGGCCTTCGCATATGTGGTGTTTTCAAAGGAGAGCTTATTTACCGACGTAGCGATGTTAGTTCTGCGCTTCCGGAGAAGAAATGGCTTTACCAAGATCGCAAGGTCCGTCAAGGCGAGCAGCCGATCAAGCGTGTGAAGGCACGCAGAAAGACAACCCCGACCAAAGCATTTCAAGCATTGACTTCATACGGGGTAGGGTCGTCCAATGACGGTAGTGAGGAAAGACGAGCTGCCGATATTGCTCAAGGCTCGCAGCCTCTCGATGACGGGATGGTGGATCTTTTTGCGATTTGGCAGACAGATCCATGGTCTCCTATCCCGATTGGCCCCAACGATGCCATTCCGGTAAACATTTATAACAACATCGAACTGGAGTTGCTAAATCCTGGGCTCGTACACATCGACCAACGTGGCGCATCGATTGTGGCTAAGAAACTCGGGATTTCCTACGCCCCTTGTTTGCTAGGCTTTGAAGGTCACGGTAGTAACCGGACTCCTACCATACGAGGGATTGTCGTGCACGCTCATAACGAACAAATAGTCCGCGAAGCCCATGTTGAAGCTACGTCGCATCAGATgcaagtcgacgaagacaatcGTCGACATGCGGCGTTACTTCGATGGAAAAAGCTAATGGTCGGAATTCTGACGAAAGATCGCTTAGAGCGTGACTACACATAA
- the hDer1-2 gene encoding predicted protein, whose product MPFAQPVQGVADAAGPDQWFKSLPVVTRYWFGATIAVTLAANFEIISSGQCAFVWPLVRYKFELWRLLSCFLYAGPFSMNTMISCYMLVTFSRQYEAGGPYNTGAGGGTADFAFMLMFGAAIMLITFPLVTAILGLPPIFCQNMISYVLYTWSRRNPTAQANIWGMPVPGNYLPFAHLALTVFMGNPYADQLHGLMCGHIYYFLVDVVPQVQGKDILHTPRFLIDAFGIGEYRPTVEAVAPPQGGGARIAGLGNAAPAQNTAAVGGGGYTWGGGGRPLGRD is encoded by the coding sequence ATGCCGTTTGCTCAACCAGTGCAAGGTGTTGCCGATGCTGCTGGGCCAGATCAGTGGTTCAAGTCTTTACCCGTCGTGACACGGTACTGGTTCGGAGCTACCATTGCTGTGACCCTGGCGGCCAATTTTGAGATTATTTCCTCCGGTCAATGTGCCTTTGTTTGGCCCCTCGTGCGATACAAATTTGAGCTGTGGAGACTTCTTTCGTGCTTTTTGTACGCGGGTCCGTTCAGTATGAACACCATGATTTCTTGTTACATGTTGGTGACTTTTTCCAGACAGTACGAAGCTGGTGGTCCCTACAATACTGGCGCAGGAGGTGGGACCGCAGATTTCGCATTCATGCTCATGTTTGGAGCAGCAATCATGTTGATAACTTTCCCTCTTGTTACCGCCATTCTGGGCTTGCCTCCGATATTTTGCCAAAACATGATTTCTTACGTTTTATACACGTGGAGCCGACGCAATCCCACCGCCCAAGCCAATATCTGGGGTATGCCTGTACCAGGAAACTACTTGCCATTCGCTCATTTGGCCTTGACAGTTTTTATGGGAAATCCATACGCAGATCAGCTACATGGGCTCATGTGTGGACATATTTACTACTTTTTGGTGGACGTCGTTCCTCAAGTGCAGGGCAAAGATATCTTACACACTCCACGTTTTTTAATCGATGCCTTTGGTATTGGTGAGTATCGTCCCACGGTGGAGGCAGTAGCGCCTCCCCAAGGTGGTGGAGCCCGGATTGCTGGTCTTGGCAACGCGGCGCCTGCACAGAATACTGCGGCAGTTGGAGGAGGAGGCTATACCTGGGGAGGTGGGGGGCGCCCTTTGGGACGAGATTAA
- a CDS encoding predicted protein encodes MMFRLAASATRSTGVRTFATRRKTKNTLPKEVMDALPFHEDDEEESEKPKSPPDPSEFVRNPVTAAYTVDVQNQQLSTLDSAALSPNGTVVHGRYGEIPQASAIPLEYLALLRPAAEGAAALRVLLKSAKAPHGTLLVFGASQPNGMSISQLASSAGHAVVAVVDSAHSGNRDFMESLTGMIREPGTALPQEFALSKKNFAELVRGISSGDEGIPKADPAVFLEDFKQNLMDYAVAYPDTRPAAVSEEHMEFNYMEKDREYWQQNMEAYLSQFPQGSPPMDAAKLDAFFSTEQYQAFHEMFLKQTSGIISGDDTPFSPPHIVQSMCQSPVTLDHKTYPGAGPFVPYSFSVLQQTFPEGTDVKPGGPVIGAAIAVTPMLQKVTEVVNKEKSIRAKAEALQFLTSTERACFLSAASVAAQARAAGAPVVVMGGSLPDLETAEVTDADVQEALAAMDIDEEGNSRLNYFCQVYRAGDFPFYGDYAVHRATETLPGPRQIIVTK; translated from the coding sequence ATGATGTTTCGGTTggcggcttcggcgactcgCAGCACTGGCGTTCGTACGTTTGCGACGCGCCGCAAGACCAAGAACACGCTTCCGAAGGAAGTCATGGACGCCTTGCCCTTTcacgaggacgacgaggaggaatCCGAGAAACCTAAATCTCCGCCCGATCCCTCCGAATTCGTGCGGAATCCCGTCACCGCCGCGTACACTGTGGACGTCCAAAATCAGCAACTTTCCACTCTCGACTCGGCTGCTCTCAGTCCCAACGGAACCGTAGTGCACGGACGATACGGCGAGATCCCGCAAGCCTCCGCGATTCCCCTCGAGTACCTCGCACTCCTGCGTCCCGCCGCCGAAGGCGCCGCTGCTCTCCGGGTTCTTTTGAAAAGCGCGAAAGCCCCGCACGGAACTCTCCTTGTGTTTGGTGCCTCCCAACCCAATGGCATGTCGATCTCTCAGTTGGCCTCGAGTGCGGGACACGCCGTCGTAGCAGTGGTGGACTCGGCGCATTCGGGAAACAGAGATTTCATGGAGTCGCTCACGGGTATGATACGCGAGCCCGGAACGGCCTTGCCCCAGGAATTTGCCCTGTCGAAGAAAAACTTTGCGGAACTCGTCCGCGGTATCAGTTCTGGAGACGAAGGAATTCCCAAAGCCGATCCGGCGGTGTTTTTGGAGGACTTTAAACAGAATTTGATGGACTACGCTGTTGCCTACCCCGATACCCGACCGGCGGCTGTTTCAGAAGAACACATGGAATTTAACTACATGGAAAAAGATCGGGAATACTGGCAGCAAAACATGGAAGCCTACCTTTCTCAGTTCCCCCAGGGTTCTCCGCCAATGGATGCGGCTAAACTCGACGCTTTTTTCTCTACGGAACAGTACCAAGCCTTCCACGAAATGTTTCTGAAGCAGACTTCTGGTATCATTTCCGGTGATGATACACCCTTTTCTCCCCCGCACATTGTCCAGAGCATGTGTCAGTCTCCGGTAACGCTGGATCACAAGACTTACCCAGGAGCCGGTCCTTTCGTACCCTATTCTTTTTCCGTCCTGCAACAGACCTTTCCGGAAGGAACCGACGTCAAGCCTGGCGGTCCGGTGATTGGCGCGGCTATTGCCGTCACGCCAATGCTCCAAAAGGTCACCGAGGTTGTCAACAAAGAAAAATCTATCCGTGCCAAGGCGGAAGCCTTGCAGTTTTTAACCTCAACGGAACGAGCGTGTTTCTTGTCGGCCGCCAGTGTCGCCGCACAAGCTCGTGCTGCGGGAGCGCCGGTAGTCGTCATGGGTGGATCCTTGCCTGACCTGGAGACGGCGGAAGTTACGGATGCGGACGTTCAGGAAGCTTTGGCCGCGATGGATATTGACGAGGAAGGTAATTCCCGATTGAATTACTTTTGTCAGGTTTACCGCGCTGGTGATTTTCCGTTTTACGGGGACTACGCCGTTCACCGTGCAACGGAAACCCTGCCCGGTCCGCGACAGATTATTGTAACAAAGTAA
- a CDS encoding predicted protein, translated as MDKENHQKGSEPVPTSLSDNVSMDTSTDAISYQWLGEGVPDPNDPTRCVYEQIQLGSPGATDTFVVRVGDCVLLLTEPHQPDWPCRVERLWEDPGGDIMFAARWFWLQSELAGLNYPWKGDFTRGQLLKTLKPMEVVFSHKSECDDTPISSILKPCKVTFTDAVPPSTSQVNHFYCRYLLTLHTDSVSVAQYSEAADATKKDSAPRQCSSQPSNSTSATHKNTHKVYENDEDGNASLSSDSESELEDTEAMQQVVAEGEGSILRGDILVGKKHQAPIPPYNPDQPIRNRGALLVWKKQAMKDETLFAFLNQVAKFHNEFLETNGLVQEEPYSPLPVGPTEHWMRELDGKPLTGSFLSTAGMLASSAETISVPNSNEISRVPKGKSNLLKECDADVLLEILHAHNYDTAAALTTAQENLERLSTGWTRTEKEMYDDGFRRHQTALRHIAKSIATKSVKQVIDYHFRFKIPDQFRKYQEKKREQAVRMVECIEKRRYHDFAIGNTNHATAKRQKKGHWSDTPVLDVAQTLELRRQQAKQLLLDVRAKLGADCMSEVAGKIRQLHESYDPNTKDALFRLLRGEPSLQKQFLGFLPK; from the coding sequence atggacaaggaaaaccaCCAGAAAGGCTCCGAACCGGTGCCGACCTCCCTTTCCGACAACGTCTCGATGGATACATCCACCGACGCCATATCCTACCAGTGGCTGGGGGAAGGTGTTCCCGATCCCAACGATCCCACACGCTGTGTTTACGAACAGATCCAGTTGGGAAGCCCGGGTGCGACGGATACCTTTGTGGTACGCGTCGGCGACTGCGTGCTCTTGCTGACGGAACCACACCAACCGGATTGGCCGTGTCGAGTGGAACGACTCTGGGAAGATCCGGGAGGCGACATCATGTTCGCAGCACGGTGGTTCTGGCTCCAGAGCGAACTCGCGGGCTTGAACTATCCCTGGAAAGGGGATTTTACCAGAGGACAGCTTTTGAAAACTCTCAAACCAATGGAGGTTGTGTTCTCCCACAAAAGTGAATGCGACGACACTCCGATCTCCTCCATTCTAAAACCTTGTAAAGTCACGTTTACGGATGCCGTGCCACCTTCTACGAGTCAAGTCAATCATTTCTACTGTCGATATTTGCTGACTCTCCATACTGACAGTGTCAGCGTCGCACAATACTCCGAGGCCGCAGACGCAACCAAGAAAGATTCGGCACCACGCCAATGTTCATCTCAACCTTCCAACAGTACATCCGCCACGCACAAAAACACGCACAAGGTTTACGAGAATGATGAAGACGGCAACGCTAGTCTGTCCAGCGATTCCGAATCTGAGCTGGAGGACACCGAAGCCATGCAACAGGTCGTCGCTGAGGGCGAAGGGAGTATCCTCCGAGGAGACATTCTCGTTGGAAAGAAACACCAAGCTCCCATTCCACCATACAATCCTGACCAACCCATCCGGAATCGCGGGGCTCTGTTGGTCTGGAAAAAGCAAGCAATGAAGGACGAAACGCTATTCGCGTTTTTGAATCAAGTAGCCAAATTTCACAACGAGTTCCTGGAAACCAATGGACTAGTCCAAGAAGAACCCTACAGCCCGCTACCCGTTGGACCCACTGAACATTGGATGCGGGAACTCGACGGAAAACCTTTGACGGGATCTTTCTTGTCGACGGCTGGCATGTTGGCTTCGTCGGCCGAAACCATTTCCGTTCCCAACTCGAACGAAATCAGTCGTGTCCCCAAAGGCAAGAGCAATCTTTTGAAGGAATGTGACGCCGACGTTCTGTTGGAAATACTGCATGCGCACAACTACGATACCGCTGCGGCACTGACAACAGCCCAGGAAAACTTGGAACGATTGTCAACTGGCTGGACACGgacggaaaaggaaatgtACGACGACGGCTTTCGTCGACATCAGACGGCGTTGCGACATATAGCCAAGTCGATCGCGACCAAATCCGTCAAGCAGGTCATTGATTACCATTTTAGATTCAAGATCCCCGATCAATTCCGAAAGTATCAAGAGAAAAAGCGCGAGCAGGCCGTGCGCATGGTGGAGTGTATTGAGAAACGCCGATACCATGATTTTGCGATTGGCAATACAAATCATGCTACCGCAAAACGCCAGAAAAAGGGCCACTGGAGCGACACGCCGGTCCTTGATGTGGCACAAACTTTGGAGTTACGTCGCCAGCAGGCCAAGCAGCTTCTCCTGGATGTGCGAGCAAAACTGGGGGCAGATTGCATGTCGGAGGTAGCCGGGAAAATTCGGCAACTCCACGAGTCCTACGACCCAAACACGAAGGATGCACTCTTCCGACTCTTGCGCGGAGAACCTTCCTTACAGAAGCAATTTCTTGGTTTTCTACCCAAATAA
- a CDS encoding predicted protein has product MLASNTGRRLLQQPLQRHNWIRSVGSVFVRKQTRSSVSDAPGSAAAKVFVSHSIPTTAGFGQRVWRAYTRRLEKSPLWTKATMAAVIFFVSDSATQLLLPQPFDPTSTSSGTESATSWKASRAFSGAGFGVIATTWLHYWWGFLEMAVGTRLPVARHRFANTITKVVLDQGIGAPCYIYSYYVLTNFLQRLHPQATWNELHTAWTETSQKASDMLWPTMFQHWRLWPAVHTLNFYYTPLHHRVLVQNTVLIGWSAYLSHLNFNDTNKLMTPNEEINVSIARRETARALAKIETQRLQHPQTDIHSSLDEAGSLDDAVVSPKRTRMSLGTQ; this is encoded by the exons ATGCTAGCCTCAAATACCGGACGCCGGTTGTTACAGCAGCCACTGCAGCGGCACAATTGGATCCGGTCGGTGGGATCGGTGTTCGTACGGAAGCAAACGCGGAGTAGTGTTTCCGATGCTCCCGGGTCGGCGGCGGCCAAGGTCTTCGTGAGTCACAGTATTCCTACGACGGCTGGATTCGGCCAACGAGTTTGGAGAGCGTACACACGACGTCTCGAAAAGTCACCCCTCTGGACCAAAGCAACGATGGCGGCCGTGATATTCTTTGTCAGTGACTCGGCTACCCAGTTACTTTTACCGCAGCCGTTCGACCCGACAAGCACGTCTTCTGGAACCGAGTCCGCGACATCCTGGAAGGCTTCGAGAGCGTTCTCGGGAGCCGGTTTCGGCGTTATTGCCACCACGTGGTTGCACTACTGGTGGggatttttggaaatggcCGTGGGTACACGGTTGCCGGTCGCACGGCACCGATTCGCCAATACGATTACCAAGGTCGTACTGGATCAAGGTATTG GCGCACCTTGCTATATCTATTCGTATTATGTCTTGACCAATTTTCTACAAAGGCTACACCCCCAAGCTACTTGGAATGAGCTACATACTGCGTGGACGGAAACATCCCAAAAGGCTTCCGACATGCTCTGGCCTACCATGTTTCAACACTGGCGGCTTTGGCCAGCCGTCCACACGCTCAATTTTTACTACACGCCACTCCACCATCGTGTATTGGTGCAAAATACGGTACTGATTGGGTGGAGCGCCTACTTATCTCATTTAAATTTTAACGACACGAACAAGCTCATGACACCAAACGAAGAGATCAATGTTTCCATTGCACGCCGTGAAACAGCCCGTGCCCTGGCCAAGATTGAAACGCAACGACTTCAACATCCCCAGACAGATATCCATTCCTCTCTGGATGAAGCTGGCTCTCTGGATGACGCCGTCGTTTCCCCAAAGAGAACAAGAATGAGCTTGGGAACTCAATAG
- a CDS encoding predicted protein — protein sequence MDHAAAASVSPNSSDLGDTVVVESIELSDTVSADHDRTEIFSASRTASNGFNLWSLYQQWVNDPLKRVALELADDVVSRLLWWFPHRNADSVGDTESSSFPSRWREVVWGLLELQRLAVDVAMYSSTKEIDNGTNDIYSYGATVAIRGSYTEQLWNRRIRVALSALQCISPIAQELVRSSDRNATSHRQVRVRLVVEQSRCVLRLILLYRYWRKMKADGAHLLPGLIQKGGMFHTPPVPTIQEECSRLQRLHYVGTRTGRRVISKSEAIANPGVHHKIGHSSQRDKSKALIGELLYIFRPLFWAQAESNNVDRVGSLWNAWLLSLGADILSLVALYNCYDSGNKATHEERERRRLRLFLYVLRSPIWERGTTIGVTRVNKVVECVPLLGKVVSAYLQDWISYWKLYRAEEG from the coding sequence ATGGATCATGCAGCCGCGGCATCTGTATCTCCCAACAGTTCTGACTTGGGTGACACCGTCGTCGTAGAATCAATCGAATTAAGCGATACAGTTTCCGCCGACCACGACAGAACAGAAATATTCTCGGCATCTCGAACGGCAAGCAATGGGTTCAATTTGTGGTCTCTTTATCAACAGTGGGTCAACGATCCTCTTAAGCGAGTTGCACTAGAACTGGCAGACGATGTTGTGAGTCGACTGTTGTGGTGGTTTCCGCACCGAAATGCTGATAGCGTTGGCGACActgaatcgtcgtcgtttccGTCTCGCTGGCGAGAAGTGGTGTGGGGATTGCTCGAACTTCAAAGGCTTGCCGTGGACGTGGCTATGTATAGCTCGACGAAGGAAATCGACAACGGGACCAACGATATCTACAGCTACGGAGCGACAGTTGCAATACGAGGATCATACACAGAGCAACTTTGGAATCGGAGAATTCGTGTGGCGCTGAGTGCACTTCAATGCATAAGTCCGATCGCTCAGGAGCTTGTTCGATCGAGTGATCGGAACGCCACTTCTCATCGACAAGTCAGAGTCCGGCTCGTGGTAGAGCAAAGTCGCTGCGTGCTCCGTTTGATTTTACTGTATCGATATTGGCGGAAAATGAAGGCTGATGGTGCACATTTGCTGCCTGGGCTAATACAAAAGGGAGGTATGTTCCATACACCGCCGGTTCCGACGATTCAGGAAGAATGTTCGCGACTTCAGCGTCTCCATTACGTCGGAACTAGAACAGGTCGCCGGGTGATTTCAAAGTCGGAGGCCATTGCAAACCCTGGTGTACATCATAAAATTGGTCACAGCAGCCAACGAGATAAGAGCAAGGCTTTGATCGGGGAACTTCTCTATATTTTTCGCCCTCTGTTTTGGGCTCAAGCCGAATCAAACAATGTCGACAGAGTGGGTTCTCTGTGGAATGCGTGGCTACTCTCCTTAGGCGCTGATATCTTATCGCTTGTAGCGCTCTACAACTGTTACGATTCTGGCAACAAAGCTACCCACGAGGAACGAGAGCGACGACGCTTGCGGCTTTTCCTGTATGTCTTGCGTTCTCCCATTTGGGAACGTGGAACTACAATAGGTGTGACTCGAGTCAACAAGGTTGTCGAATGTGTCCCGCTGCTAGGGAAAGTCGTCTCAGCGTACCTCCAGGATTGGATATCCTATTGGAAATTGTATCGAGCAGAAGAGGGCTGA
- the GLRXM1 gene encoding glutaredoxin (Glutaredoxin, probably mitochondrial, possesses N-terminal extension) — translation MARISATVHPQVAAPCFPYKQQQQAFFSSDTHDDFAPKRKAVSGEEEALKMIKEHVDSNRVMLYMKGNPSMPMCGFSAKVVQVLQSEGVDFSSVNILDYPAIREGIKKFSEWPTIPQLYVNGEFIGGCDIVLAMHESGELKDLLTEEEK, via the coding sequence ATGGCACGGATATCCGCTACGGTTCACCCGCAGGTTGCTGCTCCTTGTTTTCCTTATaagcagcaacagcaagctttcttttcgtcggaCACGCACGACGACTTTGCTCCCAAACGCAAGGCTGTCAGTGGAGAAGAGGAGGCCTTGAAAATGATTAAAGAGCATGTGGATAGCAACCGAGTGATGTTGTATATGAAGGGTAATCCAAGTATGCCCATGTGTGGTTTTTCTGCCAAGGTGGTGCAAGTTTTGCAAAGCGAGGGAGTTGACTTCTCCTCGGTTAACATTTTAGATTACCCCGCGATCAGGGAAGGAATCAAGAAGTTTAGTGAATGGCCGACGATCCCTCAGTTGTATGTGAACGGTGAATTTATTGGTGGATGCGATATTGTTTTGGCCATGCACGAATCCGGAGAATTGAAAGATCTTCTTACCGAGGAGGAAAAGTGA